A DNA window from Pogona vitticeps strain Pit_001003342236 chromosome 2, PviZW2.1, whole genome shotgun sequence contains the following coding sequences:
- the LOC110090351 gene encoding uncharacterized protein LOC110090351 isoform X1, which translates to MATEKEVEFSALCLRRIIVEPEVKTEIKMEGQDPETESELPGTKESCLVSLPAETVPRGSPPAPLRRIKQEASAGPSWEDQWPEFLHVSQSPPLGQEDPLLPENMLREEAEISPDVCEGTEAARLWRRGENGSRLRPRIHKTAPEIQDLNFACEKGDRRPREDQAVDLLSSERQRRRFRHFGYQEVNGPWEAYCQLRKFCHQWLMPERHTKEEILELVILEQFLSILPQEMLRWIQERDSESCFHAVALAEHFLLRQREAERQDQPQQQMLGMKEEAAVNFSARDDESLDMTVRHFYREIKQEGEDDPSVLAGDGRQSDDNKPLSETENREALEESVSKQGEPKGLEGQEAEEPRSDATTDLGGGLGETAPQQIVAKGKRPSDRLFQSLNRNQKSNTGEELYECSDCGKEFISRAGFIMHIRIHGREKPYECSDCGKHFRRSSHLNSHSKIHAGVKPFKCSDCGKGFSRSSNLISHQRMHTGEKPYACSSCTKQFCDKSSLIRHERLHTGDKPYKCTECGKSFSQSHHLITHQRSHTGEKPYKCLLCSKSFCDRSTYIRHQKNHTGEKTFKCLDCGECFSRNKHLVRHRSIHTARELYTCSDCGESFGRRSGLKMHQKIHTGEKPFECSDCGKKFNRSTNLISHQRIHTGERPYGCPDCGKRFNRRTHLVSHQKIHGPRKETPEALPGGEDTSSVDLKGGYLPPSYIITTIV; encoded by the exons atggctaccGAGAAGGAGGTGGAATTCTCAGCTCTGTGTCTTCGCAGGATTATTGTAGAGCCGGAGGTGAAGACGGAAATCAAAATGGAAGGCCAAGACCCGGAAACCGAGAGCGAATTGCCGGGAACCAAAGAGTCCTGCCTGGTCTCCCTCCCAGCGGAGACGGTTCCTCGAGGATCGCCCCCAGCACCGCTACGACGCATTAAGCAGGAAGCCTCTGCGGGTCCTTCCTGGGAGGATCAGTGGCCGGAGTTCCTACATGTATCTCAGTCTCCTCCTTTGGGACAGGAGGACCCACTATTGCCAGAGAATATGTTAAGGGAAGAGGCAGAGATTTCTCCGGACGTTTGTGAAGGAACCGAGGCCGCCCGCCtgtggaggagaggagaaaatggAAGTCGGCTGAGGCCAAGGATCCATAAAACAGCCCCAGAGATTCAGGACCTAAACTTTGCATGCGAGAAGGGTGACAGACGACCGAGAGAGGATCAGGCCGTGGATCTTCTCAGTTCGGAGCGCCAGCGCCGACGCTTCCGGCACTTTGGCTACCAGGAGGTGAACGGCCCCTGGGAGGCTTACTGTCAACTCCGGAAGTTTTGCCACCAGTGGCTGATGCCAGAGAGGCATACCAAAGAGGAGATCCTGGagctggtgatcctggagcagtttcTCTCCATCCTGCCCCAGGAAATGCTCCGTTGGATCCAGGAGCGCGATTCGGAGAGCTGCTTCCACGCCGTGGCCCTGGCCGAGCATTTTCTCCTCAGGCAGCGTGAAGCGGAGAGACAGGATCAGCCGCAGCAGCAG ATGCTGGGAATGAAAGAGGAGGCTGCTGTGAACTTTTCAGCGAGAGACGATGAATCTCTGGATATGACCGTCAGACACTTCTACAGGGAGATCAAACAAGAGGGGGAAGATGACCCAAGTGTGCTGG CAGGTGATGGAAGGCAGAGCGACGACAACAAGCCACtttcagaaacagaaaacagGGAGGCGTTGGAAGAATCTGTTTCCAAACAAGGTGAGCCGAAGGGGCTTGAAGGCCAGGAAGCGGAAGAGCCAAGGAGTGACGCCACGACCGATCTGGGGGGTGGCTTGGGGGAAACAGCCCCCCAGCAAATAGTTGCCAAAGGGAAAAGGCCAAGCGATCGGCTGTTCCAGAGTCTCAACAGGAACCAGAAGAGCAACACGGGAGAGGAACTCTACGAATGCTCGGATTGCGGGAAGGAGTTTATTTCCAGAGCCGGCTTCATCATGCATATCAGGATCCACGGCCGGGAGAAGCCCTACGAGTGCTCCGACTGCGGCAAACACTTCAGGCGGAGCTCGCACCTCAACAGCCACAGCAAAATCCACGCAGGCGTGAAACCCTTTAAGTGTTCGGACTGCGGGAAGGGGTTCAGCCGGAGTTCCAACCTTATTTCTCACCAGAGGAtgcacacgggggagaagccgtaCGCTTGCTCCTCCTGTACCAAGCAGTTCTGTGACAAATCAAGCCTGATTCGGCACGAGCGGCTCCACACCGGCGACAAGCCCTACAAATGCACCGAGtgcgggaaaagcttcagtcagagccACCACCTCATCACCCACCAGAGGAGCCACACGGGCGAGAAGCCGTACAAATGTCTGCTCTGCAGCAAAAGCTTCTGCGACCGCTCGACCTACATCCGGCACCAGAAGAACCACACGGGAGAAAAAACCTTCAAGTGCCTGGACTGCGGCGAGTGCTTCAGTCGGAACAAACACCTCGTGAGGCATCGGAGCATCCACACAGCCCGCGAGCTGTACACTTGTTCGGATTGTGGGGAAAGTTTTGGCCGCCGGTCGGGGCTGAAGATGCACCAGAagatccacaccggggagaagccgTTCGAATGCTCCGACTGCGGGAAGAAGTTCAACCGGAGCACGAACCTGATCAGCCACCAACGGATCCACACTGGCGAGAGACCCTACGGATGCCCTGACTGCGGGAAGAGGTTCAACCGTCGGACGCACCTCGTAAGCCACCAGAAAATCCACGGGCCAAGGAAAGAAACTCCGGAAGCCCTTCCAGGAGGAGAAGATACGTCCTCTGTGGACCTCAAGGGGGGTTATTTGCCCCCCTCttacatcatcaccaccattgtGTGA
- the LOC110090351 gene encoding uncharacterized protein LOC110090351 isoform X2, producing the protein MATEKEVEFSALCLRRIIVEPEVKTEIKMEGQDPETESELPGTKESCLVSLPAETVPRGSPPAPLRRIKQEASAGPSWEDQWPEFLHVSQSPPLGQEDPLLPENMLREEAEISPDVCEGTEAARLWRRGENGSRLRPRIHKTAPEIQDLNFACEKGDRRPREDQAVDLLSSERQRRRFRHFGYQEVNGPWEAYCQLRKFCHQWLMPERHTKEEILELVILEQFLSILPQEMLRWIQERDSESCFHAVALAEHFLLRQREAERQDQPQQQMLGMKEEAAVNFSARDDESLDMTVRHFYREIKQEGEDDPSVLGDGRQSDDNKPLSETENREALEESVSKQGEPKGLEGQEAEEPRSDATTDLGGGLGETAPQQIVAKGKRPSDRLFQSLNRNQKSNTGEELYECSDCGKEFISRAGFIMHIRIHGREKPYECSDCGKHFRRSSHLNSHSKIHAGVKPFKCSDCGKGFSRSSNLISHQRMHTGEKPYACSSCTKQFCDKSSLIRHERLHTGDKPYKCTECGKSFSQSHHLITHQRSHTGEKPYKCLLCSKSFCDRSTYIRHQKNHTGEKTFKCLDCGECFSRNKHLVRHRSIHTARELYTCSDCGESFGRRSGLKMHQKIHTGEKPFECSDCGKKFNRSTNLISHQRIHTGERPYGCPDCGKRFNRRTHLVSHQKIHGPRKETPEALPGGEDTSSVDLKGGYLPPSYIITTIV; encoded by the exons atggctaccGAGAAGGAGGTGGAATTCTCAGCTCTGTGTCTTCGCAGGATTATTGTAGAGCCGGAGGTGAAGACGGAAATCAAAATGGAAGGCCAAGACCCGGAAACCGAGAGCGAATTGCCGGGAACCAAAGAGTCCTGCCTGGTCTCCCTCCCAGCGGAGACGGTTCCTCGAGGATCGCCCCCAGCACCGCTACGACGCATTAAGCAGGAAGCCTCTGCGGGTCCTTCCTGGGAGGATCAGTGGCCGGAGTTCCTACATGTATCTCAGTCTCCTCCTTTGGGACAGGAGGACCCACTATTGCCAGAGAATATGTTAAGGGAAGAGGCAGAGATTTCTCCGGACGTTTGTGAAGGAACCGAGGCCGCCCGCCtgtggaggagaggagaaaatggAAGTCGGCTGAGGCCAAGGATCCATAAAACAGCCCCAGAGATTCAGGACCTAAACTTTGCATGCGAGAAGGGTGACAGACGACCGAGAGAGGATCAGGCCGTGGATCTTCTCAGTTCGGAGCGCCAGCGCCGACGCTTCCGGCACTTTGGCTACCAGGAGGTGAACGGCCCCTGGGAGGCTTACTGTCAACTCCGGAAGTTTTGCCACCAGTGGCTGATGCCAGAGAGGCATACCAAAGAGGAGATCCTGGagctggtgatcctggagcagtttcTCTCCATCCTGCCCCAGGAAATGCTCCGTTGGATCCAGGAGCGCGATTCGGAGAGCTGCTTCCACGCCGTGGCCCTGGCCGAGCATTTTCTCCTCAGGCAGCGTGAAGCGGAGAGACAGGATCAGCCGCAGCAGCAG ATGCTGGGAATGAAAGAGGAGGCTGCTGTGAACTTTTCAGCGAGAGACGATGAATCTCTGGATATGACCGTCAGACACTTCTACAGGGAGATCAAACAAGAGGGGGAAGATGACCCAAGTGTGCTGG GTGATGGAAGGCAGAGCGACGACAACAAGCCACtttcagaaacagaaaacagGGAGGCGTTGGAAGAATCTGTTTCCAAACAAGGTGAGCCGAAGGGGCTTGAAGGCCAGGAAGCGGAAGAGCCAAGGAGTGACGCCACGACCGATCTGGGGGGTGGCTTGGGGGAAACAGCCCCCCAGCAAATAGTTGCCAAAGGGAAAAGGCCAAGCGATCGGCTGTTCCAGAGTCTCAACAGGAACCAGAAGAGCAACACGGGAGAGGAACTCTACGAATGCTCGGATTGCGGGAAGGAGTTTATTTCCAGAGCCGGCTTCATCATGCATATCAGGATCCACGGCCGGGAGAAGCCCTACGAGTGCTCCGACTGCGGCAAACACTTCAGGCGGAGCTCGCACCTCAACAGCCACAGCAAAATCCACGCAGGCGTGAAACCCTTTAAGTGTTCGGACTGCGGGAAGGGGTTCAGCCGGAGTTCCAACCTTATTTCTCACCAGAGGAtgcacacgggggagaagccgtaCGCTTGCTCCTCCTGTACCAAGCAGTTCTGTGACAAATCAAGCCTGATTCGGCACGAGCGGCTCCACACCGGCGACAAGCCCTACAAATGCACCGAGtgcgggaaaagcttcagtcagagccACCACCTCATCACCCACCAGAGGAGCCACACGGGCGAGAAGCCGTACAAATGTCTGCTCTGCAGCAAAAGCTTCTGCGACCGCTCGACCTACATCCGGCACCAGAAGAACCACACGGGAGAAAAAACCTTCAAGTGCCTGGACTGCGGCGAGTGCTTCAGTCGGAACAAACACCTCGTGAGGCATCGGAGCATCCACACAGCCCGCGAGCTGTACACTTGTTCGGATTGTGGGGAAAGTTTTGGCCGCCGGTCGGGGCTGAAGATGCACCAGAagatccacaccggggagaagccgTTCGAATGCTCCGACTGCGGGAAGAAGTTCAACCGGAGCACGAACCTGATCAGCCACCAACGGATCCACACTGGCGAGAGACCCTACGGATGCCCTGACTGCGGGAAGAGGTTCAACCGTCGGACGCACCTCGTAAGCCACCAGAAAATCCACGGGCCAAGGAAAGAAACTCCGGAAGCCCTTCCAGGAGGAGAAGATACGTCCTCTGTGGACCTCAAGGGGGGTTATTTGCCCCCCTCttacatcatcaccaccattgtGTGA